The sequence CCCGTACAATTTCGGTCATGCCTTTTTAGACCTAAACAATGAGTAAGTGTGATTTCATACCCAAACTGAAcaataatttgaattttatacCCGAACTGAACGATAGTTTGAATTTCATCAAAAACTACTCTGGCTAACATTTGGTTAGTCAACCGTTATTTTTGAGCGAGAGAGTGTCTAGGCAGAGATGACATGTCGAGGGAGAGTTAAAACGACGGCGTTttagctaaaataataaaattttgttacttTAGGGCTGAACCCACGCCAGACAAGTGAATTAAACGAACATTTTACCATCAGGTCAGTAACTTTTgtcatatttacatatatactaaCTTATATCTTTGTCTTGTTCGCCAATCCGCTTTATTTTATGTTACACCATTGTTTTACTTCTTCTCGATACTAGGTTTGCTCACAGATTCGTCGCGGATCGATCCCTGATCAAATGGATTCGATTTTTTGGGTTTGATAATGCCTCAGTTCATGCTAATTTATTTTTAGACAAAGAAACTAATCTCCGCTCTTGTTTACGTGTTGTAGCCGAAGCTACTCTTTTTGGCTCCCAACATTACCTTCTCATGCAATTTTAAAATGTTCATTACTATCAAAAATAGAAGTTTCTAAAGATTTAAACTTCTGAAATTGGCAACAAAGAGAGATAGCCAGAGGGAGAAAAAGCTAGTAATTTCTTTGCTCGTTTTGGTACCTATataatttagtatatatataggttttacaaaatttatcttAGTCCAGTGGTTTAATGCTCAGTTTAATGCTTCTCTAGGTGTGGGTTTGAGTCATAGTAAgtgttttttaattagtttagttAAAACGACATCAGATGACTAACCAAACATTAGTCAAAGTagtttttatgttaatattaaagttcgggtataaaatttaaattattattcagTTTGGATATGAAATTGCACTTACTCATTGTTCAGGTCTGAAAAGTCACGACCAAAATTGTTTAACGATTGACTAACGATAAGTTAGTCAAAGTAGAATTTCATATTACGGAGTCAAATTTGGGTtggaatctttaaaaaaatctcaGTTCAGGAATGATTTTgcacttattttttgtttgctcTAAGAAAACGCGACGTAAATTGTTGAAATCTGAAAAAACCATTTTCCCTGCTTTTATCCCCTTTGAGATTCTAAGCCTcagttaattaaaatattttgcttTCACAATATTTTGCTTTTGGATGATGGATGTTTCCCCCCTCGTAGGTCCTTATTCTTcttgagtaaaaaaaaaaaaaaacaaaaacgaatcTATCTTTTTTCTTCTCGAAGCTCGTGTCTTACCTAGGAGACAAAGTTATTTAAGCACGTGGAAAATGGAGAAAAAGCCATGGATGGACACAACCATGCTTgtcatttcttttcatttatcgTTTTAAATCTTGTCAAATGATCGTGGGAGTTTGAAacgatagatttttttttttgtttctttgggtATTAGTCTGTACGAGAGATTGAATGAACATGAATGGACTCTGATTCAAATACAACGGTTATCATGAAAatgatcatttgtatcatgTGTTGTGAATGTCAGAATGTGTAACTTCGTGGAATTATCATGCTTACCTATGCGGAATAATTAtagtaactaaaaaaaatactatcttAAACGAAGAATCAAAAATGAAAAGGATGTATCAGCATCAAGATATACATATAAGAATCCAACGGTTGtaattagttaaaataaaaagagagcaaaaacatggaaatgactatatatatattgacttCCTCGTTTCCTCACTCAACAAAAGGCCATTCAACTTCTGTATTAAGTGAGAGTGTGAGAAAACCTTACATAAATAATTGAAAGTGTCTTGATAAAATCAggtataaatcaaataaaaacagtAATCAATAATTCACTTGATCTTTTTGTACTTTTTCTAAAGCTCATTGTTCTATAAGGTCATTATTATCTGACTATACGGTGACTGATTAAGAGGAAAGCTCAAATCGACCAGAGAGAAGTGTGTATACTTAGCGATACCTGGTTGGTTCAAAATGGGGAGGACAACATGGTTCGACGTCGACGGgataaagagaggagaatgGACGGCGGAGGAAGACCGGATGCTCATCGCTTATATCAACAAATACGGTGTCAGGGACTGGGGTGCCCTGCCTAAGAGAGCcggtaataaaatatatacttactCAGTTACACTCTATATATATGCATACAATATGTCTGGACCACCTATTTGTGTCTCTTTCAAAGCCGGGATCTATAAATTCCAGTTTATGTCGGATCAAGGATTTTgttttttgtgattttctttATACTTTGCTGGTTCTAGACTTCTAGTATTTCTCGATTttgttagttttaatttttgttggtTTTTGTTCTAACATAAGTCCTTCTATACagattttagaagaaaaaaaaaatctattttgggAGTCTATATCAGAAAGAGTACATGATACTTTACAGCAAAGATGTTTGTAAACCATGATTATTCGATCGTGTTTGATAGACTTCTATAATGATAATATATGAACCCATGAAAACCAAGTATTATCCTGTTACTtgttattgtgattgtgtttctcctttttttttccgTGTGATGGAAAAAATGTTCAATCATAATAACAGTATCTGTTGGCCACTATGTTAAAGTGATAATTTCACCTCttctgatatatattttttcaaaatgaaatataaaaaggTCTGCATAGATGTGGAAAGAGTTGTAGATTAAGGTGGCTGAATTATTTGAAGCCTGGTATTAAAAAAGGCAAGTTCACTCCTCAGGAGGAAGATGATATCATCAAATTTCACTCCCTTCTTGGAAACAGGTAATTTAAATTCTGTCTAAGTGAAATACCAAAACGTGTTATAGATTATGATACATAATTAAACtgattatatattatgaataatTACATATAAGGTGGGCAGCAATAGCAAAGCAAATGCCAAACCGAACAGACAATGATATCAAGAATCATTGGAACTCATGTCTTAAGAAAAGACTTCGCAGAAGTGGGATAGATCCGATGACCCATGAGCCAATCAAAGCCACTTCCTCCTCAACGAGGTTGTCTCCAGCACGGAGacattcttcttctactacttctttctctctttcctcCACAGGCTCTGTACGTCTACTTAACAAGCTTGCTGCTGGAATCTCCTCGAGGAAACTTGCACTCGATAGGATCAGGACTGTGATGATATCTTCGGAACCAAGAGAagtcgatgaagaagagaagacgaTGATAAGCAGCAggaaagaagaggagaaagtgATTGGTTGTTTCATGGAGATTGATAAGAATCTGATCAGTACGATGTCGTTAGATGAGTTGGCTTGTGACTCTAGCTACTACTACTACGACGACTGGCTTCGTGGCTGCTTTCAATGACTACTCATCATTGAGCCTTACGATTTACGTTACGCGGTCGGTCCTGAGACACCCGAGACTCcgtacaaaataaaatatttttctattatcaTAAATATACTACATGATTATACAAAAACTTATTTGCTATAacatttttgtgaaaaaaataaacagcTTTTTACCATTTTGTATATCCATATTCATATTGTTCTAATaagtttatatgtataaaatctttgtccaaaaaaaatgtataaaatttattagtgtaatatgttttgttaccatattattgattaaataaataagaatatcaaattttttttttttttagatgtgAGTTCCATATAAAAATGTAGGCTCCATGTAAATTTTTGTGTGCATCTCTTCAGGAGCAGCACTTACGATCTATACCAGTCTGATTTCGAACAAGTATATTGGATTGACCCaagtcccttatatattactcaagtccctttcatatattcgatgtgggatcttctctccaataccCTCTCTCGAGATAATGGTGCGTATAACCATTAATCTCGCAGAATCCATCATACCCCCTCCGAAATCATGCTTTATTTTCTAGCGATCTCGGTGGAACTGAGCCTTCTATGGGCCATCAGCTAATGGGATGATCGGGCTACTGTCCGGGCCGGATTAATGGGTTAGGGTattgaacctggctctgataccatgataagtttcttgagcttccaacttaaaaccaattggcaattagtggattggcccaagtcccttatatattactcaagtccTTTTCATATATTCGAtgtgggatcttctctccaataaaGTAACATGAGACTTATGATAAACTTGACCTGTTCACTCTCTTGGCCA is a genomic window of Brassica napus cultivar Da-Ae chromosome A2, Da-Ae, whole genome shotgun sequence containing:
- the LOC106378145 gene encoding transcription factor MYB41-like, whose protein sequence is MGRTTWFDVDGIKRGEWTAEEDRMLIAYINKYGVRDWGALPKRAGLHRCGKSCRLRWLNYLKPGIKKGKFTPQEEDDIIKFHSLLGNRWAAIAKQMPNRTDNDIKNHWNSCLKKRLRRSGIDPMTHEPIKATSSSTRLSPARRHSSSTTSFSLSSTGSVRLLNKLAAGISSRKLALDRIRTVMISSEPREVDEEEKTMISSRKEEEKVIGCFMEIDKNLISTMSLDELACDSSYYYYDDWLRGCFQ